One Maribacter dokdonensis DSW-8 genomic region harbors:
- a CDS encoding phosphoribosyltransferase family protein, with amino-acid sequence MKYESKRFKDGQVTAKIIEGGDIHIKIRGNSYEDLFKAAAIKEAWDAENTTNKTAVAKLTIFCLIGQRSDRRFNKGESFDLKVICKFINDMKFDSVAILHPHSPISLALIDNSEKISHVDYVEKAFKHIGNPVLVSPDAGAYKTTHEIAEKLNADLVPSNKVRVDGAPIISIQGDVNGKQCLIVDDLADGGRTFKFLAEALKQQGAAEVYLYVTHAQFNYGFDELKETIDHVYCTNSYKDIDDDFVTQFKLEGL; translated from the coding sequence ATGAAATACGAAAGCAAAAGATTTAAAGACGGACAAGTAACTGCCAAAATCATTGAAGGCGGGGATATTCATATAAAAATTAGAGGTAACAGTTACGAAGATTTGTTTAAAGCCGCAGCCATTAAAGAAGCCTGGGATGCAGAAAATACCACCAACAAAACTGCTGTTGCCAAACTAACTATCTTTTGTCTGATAGGGCAGCGTTCGGATAGGCGATTCAATAAAGGAGAATCGTTTGATTTAAAGGTAATTTGTAAGTTTATCAATGACATGAAATTCGACTCCGTGGCTATTTTACATCCACACAGTCCTATTTCTTTGGCGCTAATTGATAATTCCGAAAAAATATCTCATGTAGATTACGTTGAAAAGGCTTTCAAGCACATTGGTAACCCTGTATTGGTGAGTCCCGATGCTGGTGCGTATAAAACCACCCATGAAATTGCTGAAAAATTGAATGCCGATTTGGTACCGTCCAATAAAGTACGGGTAGATGGTGCTCCGATAATTAGTATTCAAGGTGATGTAAACGGCAAACAATGCTTAATTGTTGATGATCTAGCCGATGGAGGAAGAACATTCAAATTCTTGGCGGAAGCGTTAAAACAGCAAGGTGCCGCGGAAGTGTATTTATATGTTACCCACGCCCAATTCAACTATGGTTTTGATGAACTCAAAGAAACCATTGACCATGTGTATTGCACCAATAGCTACAAAGATATTGATGATGATTTTGTTACGCAGTTCAAGTTAGAAGGGTTGTAG
- a CDS encoding serine hydrolase domain-containing protein: MENAQPKVSKNKQIFRIILFTGTFISLWFVPWILVKAWILPLPNTVQEQIDQTLSHGFDGVIVYVDEAGKPPAFYTAGYHNKEQQIPAKPNALFKIASISKLYVAVAITRLAYENQIDLDQPLSDYFPELIGSIENTDKITLRMMVQHRSGIPNFTDNPDYWKNQPNTNIDVLTYALHLPAEFEPNKDYGYSNTNYLLLSRVIEQVTGGSRQDYFKQEILIPLGLNHTYGSLSEVNIDDVMSGYYVGVDEDFKYEDNGMMLATAADVGTFLRALNNGTLLKEQEMEIYTSLYEFNHGGLAAGYQCLAEYHKDIDAVVVQFMNTTDFEGYQWNLLQITHSRVVKILRKGK; the protein is encoded by the coding sequence ATGGAAAATGCCCAACCTAAAGTCAGTAAGAATAAACAGATTTTTAGAATCATATTATTTACTGGTACATTCATTTCTTTATGGTTCGTCCCTTGGATTTTAGTAAAAGCATGGATTTTACCATTGCCCAATACGGTTCAAGAGCAGATAGACCAAACGTTAAGCCATGGTTTTGACGGAGTAATCGTGTATGTTGATGAAGCGGGCAAACCACCGGCATTCTATACCGCTGGGTACCACAATAAAGAACAGCAAATACCTGCCAAACCTAATGCTTTGTTCAAAATAGCTAGTATCAGCAAGTTATACGTTGCGGTTGCAATCACTAGATTAGCGTATGAGAACCAAATAGATTTGGACCAACCGCTTTCCGATTATTTTCCCGAGCTTATAGGTAGTATTGAAAATACAGATAAAATCACATTACGAATGATGGTTCAGCACCGTAGTGGTATTCCCAATTTTACCGATAATCCAGACTATTGGAAAAATCAACCGAACACCAATATAGATGTACTTACATATGCTCTCCATTTGCCAGCGGAATTTGAACCCAACAAGGATTATGGTTACTCCAATACCAATTACTTATTACTTTCTAGAGTTATAGAGCAGGTAACAGGCGGTAGTCGTCAAGATTATTTTAAACAGGAAATACTGATTCCTTTAGGGCTTAACCATACCTACGGATCGCTTAGCGAAGTAAACATAGATGATGTAATGAGCGGTTATTATGTGGGTGTCGATGAAGATTTTAAATATGAGGACAATGGCATGATGCTGGCTACCGCAGCAGATGTTGGCACCTTCTTAAGGGCATTGAACAACGGAACCTTGCTCAAAGAACAAGAAATGGAAATCTACACGTCACTGTATGAATTTAATCACGGTGGCTTGGCTGCAGGATACCAATGTCTGGCTGAATACCATAAAGATATTGATGCCGTGGTCGTGCAATTCATGAATACAACCGATTTTGAAGGCTATCAATGGAATTTGCTACAAATAACACATAGCAGAGTGGTTAAAATACTACGTAAAGGAAAATAA
- a CDS encoding NAD(P)-dependent oxidoreductase produces MKILVVGASGATGSQLVAQLLLQQHSVKIVVRSPHKLPESWKNNEHLQMIIASILDLTDTEMQDLVSDCHAVASCLGHNLTWKGIYGQPRRLVADATKRLCNAIEANNLERTTKFVLMNTTGNRNRDLDERISFAQKCVIGLLRILLPPHVDNEKAADYLRTEIGQNNTAIEWVAVRPDGLINEEKVSDYEIFPSPTRSAIFNAGKVSRINVGHFMASLINDNNLWSTWKGKMPVIYSSSQKN; encoded by the coding sequence ATGAAAATTTTAGTGGTCGGCGCCAGTGGTGCCACAGGTAGTCAATTGGTAGCGCAACTTCTTTTGCAACAGCACTCCGTAAAAATTGTTGTTCGTTCTCCCCATAAGCTCCCTGAATCATGGAAGAACAATGAGCATCTTCAAATGATTATAGCTAGTATATTAGACCTTACCGATACCGAAATGCAAGATTTGGTAAGCGATTGCCATGCAGTGGCATCGTGCCTAGGACACAATTTAACTTGGAAAGGTATCTACGGTCAACCTAGAAGATTGGTTGCCGATGCTACCAAACGTTTATGCAATGCCATAGAAGCCAATAATTTGGAACGCACTACAAAGTTTGTTCTAATGAATACGACCGGTAATCGAAATCGTGATTTGGACGAACGGATTTCTTTCGCCCAAAAATGCGTAATCGGTTTGCTTCGCATACTACTTCCTCCTCATGTAGATAATGAAAAGGCGGCAGATTATTTAAGGACAGAAATTGGACAAAACAATACAGCCATTGAATGGGTAGCCGTAAGACCGGACGGGTTAATTAATGAAGAAAAAGTAAGTGATTATGAAATTTTTCCTTCACCCACGCGTAGCGCTATATTCAATGCCGGTAAAGTTAGCCGGATCAATGTTGGTCATTTTATGGCTAGCCTTATCAATGACAATAACTTATGGAGTACATGGAAGGGTAAAATGCCCGTTATCTATAGTTCATCGCAAAAAAATTAA
- a CDS encoding alpha/beta hydrolase, protein MKTIFSFVLSLSSICMFAQKTIDFPSKDGLLITGDYYEAKGSETFILLFHQAGWSRGEYKEIAPKLNTLGYNCLAIDQRSGGAVNSVTNQTNQRAVAAGKETTYLDAFQDIEATVAYVKKAYSPKKIIIWGSSYSSSLVLKYAGDHPDQIDAALAFSPGEYFGKDDFIKNSAAHIKVPTFITSAQNEQDNWAAINQAIPTTRKVTYVPATAGNHGSRALWEKFKDNDGYWNAVKNFLKQL, encoded by the coding sequence ATGAAAACGATTTTCTCCTTTGTCTTAAGCTTAAGCTCCATTTGTATGTTCGCACAGAAAACTATAGACTTTCCTTCTAAAGACGGTTTACTGATTACTGGAGATTATTATGAAGCCAAAGGGAGCGAAACCTTTATACTCCTTTTTCATCAAGCAGGGTGGAGCCGTGGAGAATATAAAGAAATAGCACCCAAACTAAACACTTTGGGTTATAATTGCTTGGCAATTGACCAACGTTCTGGCGGAGCGGTAAATTCCGTTACCAACCAGACCAATCAAAGAGCGGTAGCGGCAGGGAAGGAGACCACATACCTAGATGCTTTTCAAGATATTGAAGCAACCGTAGCTTATGTTAAAAAAGCATATTCCCCAAAGAAAATCATTATTTGGGGCAGTTCCTATTCTTCTTCTTTGGTACTTAAATATGCAGGTGACCATCCTGATCAGATAGACGCTGCCTTGGCATTTTCTCCCGGAGAATATTTTGGCAAAGACGATTTCATAAAAAATAGTGCCGCACACATTAAAGTACCTACGTTTATTACTTCCGCACAAAACGAACAAGATAATTGGGCGGCAATAAACCAAGCGATACCAACTACAAGAAAAGTAACCTATGTACCGGCAACGGCAGGAAATCATGGTTCGCGAGCGTTATGGGAAAAGTTCAAGGATAATGATGGCTATTGGAATGCCGTAAAAAACTTTTTAAAACAATTATAG
- a CDS encoding DUF6642 family protein: MLEKRRQLPQTQLTDEDHFIYCLEGVDDIENELLTEAQQSLEQLAMKYGIASIYKTCDTIEGLEDSLNALVLDDHNFKDYEIIYLVMHGEANSICLNDYYYTLQEIAEIFEGRLKGKILHFSNAKILDLDEEESQYFLDITGAKAVSGYGNAFNGVSSANLDKAFFNLFKEDDDMFEVVEELHQRHYNICKMLDFRLYY, encoded by the coding sequence TTGCTAGAAAAAAGACGACAATTACCCCAAACCCAATTAACAGATGAAGACCATTTCATTTACTGTTTAGAAGGTGTCGATGATATAGAAAACGAATTGCTGACCGAAGCGCAACAAAGCTTGGAACAACTGGCCATGAAATATGGTATTGCAAGTATTTATAAAACATGCGATACTATTGAGGGTCTGGAAGACAGTTTAAACGCACTGGTCTTAGATGATCACAATTTTAAGGACTATGAAATCATCTATTTGGTGATGCATGGTGAAGCCAATAGCATTTGCTTAAACGATTACTATTATACCTTACAGGAAATTGCAGAGATTTTTGAAGGACGATTAAAAGGAAAGATTTTACATTTCTCCAACGCAAAAATTCTAGATTTAGACGAAGAGGAATCGCAATACTTTTTAGATATCACTGGCGCAAAAGCTGTGTCTGGTTATGGCAATGCATTTAACGGAGTAAGTAGCGCCAACCTTGACAAGGCATTCTTCAACTTATTTAAAGAAGATGATGATATGTTTGAAGTGGTAGAAGAACTGCACCAAAGACATTACAATATCTGTAAAATGTTGGATTTTAGGTTGTATTATTAG
- a CDS encoding TolB-like translocation protein, producing the protein MKKTYFISTLILFALLYACKTESEHTNNHITPTFKNAYLGQKPPGLTPIPFAPGLVSTEIYEYDGAFSKDMKAFYFIRRGEEHKKSAFYEYKYNETNGKWEKSEIASPWIGRPVIAPDGETMHLGDKYLKRTESGWSELQSLEPPTVSNDSMYIMRLSSSSKGTYYFDTYKENDPTFPIRYSRLINGKHEEPKALPKSINTGTFLSHPFIAPDESYILFDAEREDGFGDADIYISFKQKDGSWGNSINLGDKINTNAWEASASITPDGKYLFFSRNVGTDDFANVDIFWVDATIINALRLNQTNQ; encoded by the coding sequence ATGAAGAAAACCTATTTTATATCGACACTTATATTGTTTGCTTTACTGTATGCTTGTAAAACTGAATCAGAGCATACAAATAATCATATTACACCAACCTTTAAAAACGCATACTTAGGTCAAAAGCCACCGGGTTTAACTCCCATACCATTTGCTCCAGGTCTTGTGTCTACAGAAATTTATGAGTACGATGGTGCATTCTCCAAAGATATGAAAGCATTTTATTTTATAAGAAGAGGAGAAGAACATAAAAAATCAGCTTTTTATGAATACAAATACAATGAAACGAACGGAAAATGGGAAAAATCTGAAATAGCATCTCCATGGATTGGAAGACCGGTAATAGCTCCAGATGGTGAAACCATGCATTTAGGTGACAAGTATCTAAAAAGAACAGAATCTGGATGGTCAGAATTACAAAGCCTTGAGCCGCCTACGGTAAGTAATGATTCTATGTATATTATGAGGCTTTCATCTTCTTCGAAGGGTACATATTATTTTGACACCTATAAGGAGAACGATCCTACCTTTCCAATTCGCTATTCACGTTTAATTAATGGTAAACACGAAGAGCCCAAAGCATTACCCAAATCTATAAATACAGGAACTTTTTTAAGCCATCCATTTATTGCCCCAGATGAATCTTATATATTATTTGATGCTGAAAGAGAAGATGGTTTCGGAGATGCTGATATTTATATCAGTTTTAAACAAAAAGATGGTAGTTGGGGCAATAGTATCAATTTAGGTGATAAAATAAACACCAACGCGTGGGAAGCTTCTGCAAGTATAACCCCAGATGGTAAATACCTTTTCTTTAGTAGAAATGTAGGTACAGACGATTTTGCAAATGTAGATATTTTTTGGGTTGATGCCACAATCATTAATGCATTAAGACTTAATCAAACTAATCAATAG
- a CDS encoding DUF6624 domain-containing protein, whose protein sequence is MKYIVLFSLLITMSCSNTTKSKETSTTSKNQQNFIAVLDTIWATEQNPIRSRDSLISIYGVDSELVKAKQLLIDKNHIINEKKVKDILDTYGWPTKEMAGERGNWTICNVIQHSDNEVRIQYLPMMRQAVKEKKLEPRFLVRAEDRIATERGDLQIYGGQMKYYPETKSFNLWPVFEPENIDKRRTEIGLDSIAIFLKNRFDFEWNLEEQIKRTKEFELAKQNDNK, encoded by the coding sequence ATGAAATATATAGTATTATTTAGTTTACTAATAACGATGAGTTGTTCCAATACAACGAAGTCGAAAGAAACATCGACAACTTCAAAAAATCAACAAAACTTTATTGCCGTTCTTGACACCATTTGGGCAACAGAGCAGAATCCGATTAGATCTAGAGATTCATTAATTTCTATATATGGTGTCGACTCTGAATTAGTGAAAGCAAAGCAATTGCTTATTGATAAAAATCACATAATCAATGAAAAAAAAGTAAAAGATATACTTGACACATATGGCTGGCCAACAAAAGAAATGGCTGGAGAGCGAGGAAATTGGACCATTTGCAACGTTATTCAACATTCAGATAATGAAGTTCGAATTCAATATCTACCCATGATGAGACAGGCTGTAAAAGAAAAAAAATTAGAACCTCGTTTTTTGGTTAGAGCAGAAGACAGAATTGCAACAGAACGAGGAGATTTACAAATCTATGGAGGACAGATGAAATACTACCCAGAAACCAAGAGTTTTAATCTATGGCCGGTTTTTGAACCTGAAAATATAGATAAAAGAAGAACCGAAATCGGACTCGATTCAATTGCTATATTCCTGAAGAATAGATTTGATTTTGAATGGAATCTCGAAGAACAGATAAAAAGAACAAAGGAGTTTGAATTAGCAAAGCAAAATGATAACAAATAG
- a CDS encoding LysR family transcriptional regulator produces MTNQLEFRHLHYFLVLADTLHYREAAEKLYISQSALSQQIQRLEFILGKSLFIRNNRKVRLSAEGILFKQEAMLIQNQATVSMERWKSAVSGKQGLLKIGFVASAMQTYLPTIIKKFTETHPNIEFYLNDLSNTDQLSALEAGRIDIGFIRSNVVPGTLKIKSVFKEKFALVLPRDHAISTSNFKDVSQLSDESFILLPNENSQMYYDQIVALCNDYGFAPKISHQSIHAPTIFKLVEGGLGISIVPNSLRDDHNTKIKFIELDNVPQETELFAVWSQNNTNLALPFFLEML; encoded by the coding sequence ATGACTAATCAATTAGAATTTAGACATCTCCACTACTTTTTAGTGTTGGCAGATACCTTACACTACCGTGAGGCGGCAGAGAAATTGTACATTTCACAATCTGCCTTGAGCCAACAAATACAGCGTTTAGAGTTTATTTTGGGAAAAAGTCTGTTTATACGCAACAATAGAAAGGTGCGTTTAAGTGCTGAGGGAATTCTTTTTAAACAAGAGGCTATGCTGATACAAAATCAGGCTACCGTTTCCATGGAACGTTGGAAATCTGCAGTATCTGGCAAACAAGGATTGCTTAAAATTGGATTTGTAGCTTCTGCAATGCAAACATACTTGCCTACTATTATCAAGAAATTTACCGAAACGCACCCCAATATTGAATTTTACCTGAACGACCTTAGTAACACCGATCAACTTTCCGCTTTGGAAGCAGGCAGAATTGATATTGGGTTTATACGCTCTAATGTTGTTCCCGGTACACTGAAAATTAAGTCGGTCTTTAAAGAAAAATTCGCTTTGGTATTGCCAAGAGATCATGCAATTTCTACATCTAATTTTAAGGATGTGTCGCAATTGTCAGACGAGTCTTTCATCTTATTGCCAAATGAGAACAGTCAAATGTATTATGACCAAATTGTAGCGCTTTGTAACGATTATGGATTTGCGCCTAAAATATCGCATCAATCAATTCATGCCCCTACGATTTTTAAGCTAGTGGAAGGCGGATTGGGTATTTCTATAGTACCCAACTCCCTTAGGGATGACCACAATACTAAAATTAAATTCATTGAATTGGATAATGTACCCCAGGAAACCGAGCTGTTTGCCGTTTGGTCCCAAAACAACACGAATTTGGCTTTACCCTTTTTTCTGGAGATGCTGTAA
- a CDS encoding DUF1338 domain-containing protein, protein MNFQQNTSLDKVLTALFIPYKKSVTDVEKISKAMIDADMISSEDEIVNDHIAFRTLGVPNLGISSFEKIFLHYGYTKMDSYYFPGKKLDAYWYAPPSPEYPRIFISELRVQDLSSKAQRIISEYTNAINTDPMDTIDLDDTKAVGDFFYQPLWKLPTLAHFQQLSEESEYAAWVIYNRYYLNHYTISVHDLPSPYNSLEVFNEFLEGLGVVLNTSGGKIKTSKDGLLRQSSSVAEMVEATFAHNETMKISGSYVEFAERSILPKFASLDKNEIQREHRREGFEAANADKIFESTYLEQTSKK, encoded by the coding sequence ATGAATTTTCAACAAAATACTTCTTTAGATAAAGTGTTGACCGCTTTGTTTATTCCCTATAAAAAAAGCGTTACCGATGTAGAAAAAATCTCCAAGGCAATGATCGATGCCGATATGATTTCTAGCGAAGATGAAATCGTTAACGATCATATTGCTTTTAGAACGTTAGGTGTTCCTAATTTGGGAATTTCTTCTTTTGAAAAGATATTTTTGCACTACGGATACACCAAAATGGACTCCTATTATTTTCCAGGTAAAAAACTCGATGCCTATTGGTATGCACCGCCAAGCCCGGAGTATCCTAGAATTTTTATTAGTGAGCTAAGAGTACAAGACCTATCTAGTAAAGCGCAACGTATCATTTCTGAATATACCAACGCCATCAATACAGACCCTATGGATACCATTGATTTGGACGATACAAAGGCAGTTGGTGATTTTTTCTATCAGCCGTTATGGAAATTGCCAACCTTAGCCCATTTTCAACAACTATCGGAGGAAAGTGAATATGCCGCTTGGGTGATTTACAATCGTTACTATTTAAATCACTACACCATTAGTGTTCATGATTTGCCTTCCCCATATAATTCTTTGGAAGTATTCAATGAGTTTTTAGAAGGATTGGGAGTTGTGCTTAATACGTCTGGCGGAAAAATAAAAACCAGTAAGGACGGTTTATTACGCCAAAGTAGTTCGGTAGCTGAAATGGTTGAAGCAACCTTTGCACATAACGAAACCATGAAAATTTCAGGAAGTTATGTGGAATTTGCAGAGCGCTCCATACTGCCAAAATTTGCGTCTTTAGACAAGAATGAAATACAAAGAGAGCATAGGAGGGAAGGTTTTGAAGCTGCAAATGCTGATAAAATCTTTGAAAGTACTTATTTGGAGCAGACTTCAAAGAAGTAA